From the genome of Verrucomicrobiia bacterium, one region includes:
- a CDS encoding glycoside hydrolase family 2 TIM barrel-domain containing protein — MVCQGLILCSHRALLFMACWTTLSWLAGAQPATEWRPASGPLLTRWAADVNPANPHPEYPRPSLVRESWTNLNGLWDFTIVPENTSVPTQYTGRILVPFPVESALSGVMRRLDETETLWYRRAFTVPAGWKGRRVRLNFGAVDWRARVFINGRFIGQHRGGYDSFSFDITDRLTWSGREEVIVGVDDPTEADQPRGKQSREPEGIFYTPSSGIWQTVWLEPVSKQSIDDLVLVSDVDAGSVRVKAVVPHATAKSLVEVIAFSGGQEIARATAAPNREFDLVIPTPRLWSPDDPHLYDVRVTLRDADRELDSVSSYFGMRKVGLRKDAGGVIRIELNDRFVFQAGALDQGFWPDGLYAAPTDAALRYDIEVLRQCGFNLARKHVKVEPARWYYWCDKLGLLVWQDMPSGKNNSAEGQAQFEIELQRMIETRRHHPSIVLWVLFNEGWGQYDTERLAAWVKAFDPSRLVSNASGWTDKRAGDVFDVHSYPGPDAPPLEAGRASVVGEFGGIGLGRPGHTWSDTFWGYQQMPDQKALTETFTRLWDRAHLLKDFFGLTAAVYTQTTDVETECNGLMTYDRAVIKMDVEVMRDATTGKARRPPFEIIAPNMLYGRVLWKFTTSRPAAEWNQTDFNDAAWSEGLGGFGTKETPGTLVNTAWATSDIWLRREFRWDGGDPRKLRLLLHHDEDVEVYFNGVLAAKLSGFVTSYQEIEILPEALAVLQSGSNVLAVHCHQSRGGQYIDVGIVRVDENSSTR; from the coding sequence ATGGTTTGCCAGGGTCTCATTCTTTGCAGTCACCGCGCTTTGTTGTTCATGGCGTGCTGGACAACTCTCTCATGGCTGGCGGGGGCCCAGCCCGCAACCGAGTGGCGGCCTGCCTCGGGTCCTTTGCTGACGCGGTGGGCCGCTGATGTAAACCCTGCAAACCCCCATCCGGAATATCCGCGCCCTTCGCTCGTCCGCGAATCATGGACAAATCTCAACGGACTCTGGGATTTCACCATTGTTCCAGAAAATACATCGGTTCCAACCCAGTATACGGGACGCATCCTCGTTCCTTTTCCGGTCGAGTCTGCGCTGTCGGGAGTCATGCGCCGCCTGGATGAGACCGAGACGCTTTGGTATCGGCGTGCATTTACGGTTCCGGCCGGGTGGAAGGGCCGCCGCGTTCGCTTGAATTTCGGCGCGGTGGACTGGCGGGCACGGGTATTTATCAATGGCCGGTTTATAGGGCAACATCGCGGCGGGTACGACTCCTTCTCCTTCGACATCACTGATCGGCTGACCTGGTCTGGCAGGGAGGAGGTGATCGTGGGAGTTGATGATCCGACCGAGGCGGACCAGCCCCGTGGCAAACAATCGCGTGAACCCGAAGGAATCTTCTACACGCCGAGTTCGGGTATCTGGCAAACCGTCTGGCTCGAACCTGTGAGCAAACAAAGCATCGACGATTTGGTTTTGGTTTCGGACGTCGACGCCGGCAGCGTTCGCGTGAAGGCAGTCGTGCCGCACGCCACGGCTAAATCTTTGGTCGAAGTGATCGCGTTTTCGGGCGGGCAGGAGATTGCCCGCGCGACGGCGGCGCCAAACCGCGAATTCGATCTCGTCATTCCAACGCCGCGGCTTTGGTCGCCCGATGATCCCCACCTTTATGACGTTCGTGTCACATTGCGCGATGCCGATCGCGAGTTGGATTCGGTTTCCAGTTACTTTGGGATGCGCAAGGTGGGCCTCAGGAAAGATGCAGGCGGAGTGATCCGGATAGAGTTGAACGATCGCTTCGTGTTCCAGGCGGGCGCACTCGATCAGGGATTCTGGCCCGACGGCCTTTATGCGGCTCCGACGGATGCAGCGTTGCGCTATGACATCGAGGTGCTGCGTCAGTGCGGATTCAACCTGGCGCGCAAGCATGTGAAGGTGGAACCGGCGCGATGGTATTATTGGTGTGATAAACTAGGCTTGCTCGTCTGGCAGGATATGCCCAGTGGCAAAAACAACAGCGCTGAAGGACAGGCCCAGTTCGAGATCGAACTCCAGCGAATGATTGAGACCCGGCGGCATCACCCCTCGATCGTCCTATGGGTTCTCTTTAACGAAGGCTGGGGACAATACGACACAGAACGCCTCGCAGCCTGGGTGAAGGCGTTCGACCCGTCACGTCTGGTTTCAAACGCAAGTGGCTGGACCGACAAGCGTGCGGGTGATGTGTTCGATGTTCATAGTTATCCCGGTCCCGATGCGCCTCCGTTGGAGGCTGGGCGAGCCAGCGTGGTGGGAGAGTTTGGGGGAATCGGTTTGGGCCGTCCCGGGCATACCTGGTCGGATACGTTCTGGGGATATCAACAGATGCCCGATCAAAAGGCGCTCACCGAGACATTTACGCGTTTGTGGGATCGCGCCCACCTGCTGAAGGATTTCTTTGGCCTCACCGCCGCGGTTTACACCCAAACGACGGACGTCGAGACCGAATGCAACGGCCTGATGACATATGATCGGGCGGTCATCAAGATGGATGTCGAGGTGATGCGTGATGCAACGACGGGGAAGGCCCGCCGCCCGCCTTTCGAAATTATTGCGCCGAACATGCTCTATGGCCGTGTCCTGTGGAAGTTCACCACGAGCCGCCCTGCGGCGGAGTGGAACCAGACTGATTTCAACGATGCCGCGTGGAGCGAAGGGCTCGGTGGATTTGGAACGAAGGAAACTCCGGGGACACTGGTGAATACAGCTTGGGCCACTTCCGACATCTGGCTTCGCCGCGAATTTCGATGGGACGGTGGCGATCCTCGCAAGCTGCGATTGCTCCTTCACCACGACGAGGACGTGGAGGTTTATTTCAACGGGGTGCTCGCGGCGAAATTGTCGGGCTTTGTGACCTCCTACCAGGAAATTGAGATACTGCCGGAGGCTTTGGCTGTGCTTCAGTCGGGATCGAACGTGCTCGCCGTGCATTGCCACCAGTCGCGCGGAGGACAATACATCGACGTTGGAATCGTCAGAGTGGACGAGAATTCCAGCACGCGCTGA
- a CDS encoding autotransporter-associated beta strand repeat-containing protein → MDRKTYTFNRKALAALLALTSSGLVSQAADFFWSGGTGTYNNPAAWGGTVPGTNDNAINASGINNVVQINGGDPDWTVNDLSAGGATNGAGAYAQNGQTLNVRGWMHIGDGENSVGAYTLNNGTLNVLGGRLFLGERPGSTSTLNINGGVLNKSGDLFVIADGGWNGPGARTAVVNQNGGVVNSSSEIWIGQVALADATYNLHAGGTINSSNWFVVARAGATGVMNMDGGVVNHVSGGQPAFIVADGGGSVGTLNHSAGTINCLNTAEFWIGNGGSSSGTYNLSGSATLNVNNWIAVGRGGTAVLNLSGGTINKTGGGNVVIPGNGVGAVEQTGGSFNVTGGEVWLPENGNGAWNISGGTASVGLVSIGRVGGSVGVLNLNGGVFRAAEITTGNVGAFSTVNFNGGTLQAAGNNNNFLHDLTLANVQPGGIVLDSQGFDITISQALGDAGGGGLVKNGTGTVRLTGANSYQGSTVVNAGRLFVTSNTGGGGDYSFANNTTLGVTVLPPVFQLNMANLTLGTGGNVALDVDLGSFGNPTAAPINVVNQLAVNGTVAITLADTMPQLGSFPLIKYGARTGSGNFVLASVPVGVGAAIVTNNVDGSIDIQITSVNLPRWDGQAGGNWDIGITTNWVNIGTGTPTTFGDGNAVVLDDNAQGTTTVNLVTTVSPSSVTVNNSALDYTLTGSGRISGAARLTKQGSGTLTIANSGGNNYTGPTIVSNGVLSVNSLANGGAASSIGASTADPANLVLGNDSTLRYTGPAAAINRGYTVTGTNSTFDLQTPLSLAGTVVAVPNSATVKRGPATLTYSNVGSNTLSGALSGGLNPGYHVAQGTLVFNGTGNGQTNRVMNEMWVGGSPDFGASLVVSNATLLIDSWLGVGRGNGSIGNTSSVLLHNARVSSGALSLGYANNLPGNLASQVLTLSGETVYTNRGEMNLSESEGSSAIVTIRDNSILGSSGRLLIGHRNASTGSVTIANSGRLIVNSYMSIGNETGGMGSMQIRDNASLRVATDLNVTDTGSSAGTLTLQDNGSISSGPAFIGKAGGTVATFNMSGGLFTVRGSGQNFRVAQSGGSTGTVNLSGGTISVGSETWIGEAGNGTMNQTGGAVWSTNWVTIGRNGGSTGVYNISAGSLNELNSGNRLIVGENGNGTLNISGSAQVTAAGEFLVAGAGAGVGTVNLDGGTLTAPRVYGGAGNSTFNFNGGTLRAAGNVVSEFFGTFTTASVKSGGAMIDSGNNTINIGQALLDGGGNGGLTKLGSGTLNLNGVNTYAGATLVNAGTLGGSGTIAGPVSVAAGAQLAPGAGIGTLTINNALTLAGTSTTRVEVSADGGLSTDRVNVSGTVTYGGSLIVSNAGTNALTAGSVFKVFNAGAVSGNFASVTLLPTGTATFNPATGEVTITSVGAPILNRPVLSGGNLILTGTGAPGAAVTLLTTTNLANGVWTTNTAGVFDSNGVFSNAIPVNVSEPARFFQIRQP, encoded by the coding sequence ATGGATCGGAAAACCTATACCTTTAATCGCAAAGCTCTCGCGGCATTGCTGGCCCTTACCTCGTCCGGGCTCGTCTCACAGGCCGCAGATTTCTTTTGGTCCGGCGGAACCGGCACCTATAACAATCCTGCTGCCTGGGGCGGCACGGTCCCTGGCACCAACGACAACGCCATCAATGCAAGCGGGATCAATAATGTCGTGCAGATCAATGGCGGCGACCCGGATTGGACGGTGAACGATCTGTCCGCAGGCGGCGCGACCAATGGCGCGGGAGCATACGCGCAGAATGGCCAGACCCTGAACGTGCGCGGGTGGATGCACATCGGCGACGGAGAAAACTCGGTCGGCGCGTACACCCTGAACAATGGCACGCTCAACGTATTGGGCGGGCGGTTGTTCCTGGGGGAACGCCCCGGAAGCACCAGCACGCTGAATATTAACGGCGGTGTTCTCAACAAGTCGGGCGACCTTTTTGTCATCGCAGATGGCGGGTGGAATGGCCCGGGCGCGCGCACGGCCGTTGTCAATCAGAACGGCGGCGTTGTAAATTCATCCAGCGAAATCTGGATTGGCCAGGTGGCATTGGCGGACGCGACTTACAATCTTCATGCCGGCGGCACCATCAATTCCTCAAATTGGTTTGTCGTCGCTCGCGCCGGTGCCACGGGCGTTATGAACATGGACGGCGGCGTGGTCAATCACGTCAGCGGCGGCCAGCCCGCCTTTATCGTCGCTGACGGTGGCGGTTCCGTCGGAACGCTCAATCACAGCGCTGGAACAATCAACTGCCTCAACACCGCCGAATTCTGGATTGGCAATGGCGGCAGTTCCAGCGGCACCTATAATTTGAGCGGCAGCGCGACGCTCAACGTGAACAACTGGATCGCTGTCGGCCGCGGAGGCACTGCAGTCCTGAATCTCTCGGGTGGCACGATCAACAAAACCGGTGGCGGAAACGTGGTTATCCCAGGGAATGGCGTCGGGGCGGTCGAGCAGACCGGCGGCAGCTTTAACGTCACGGGCGGCGAAGTCTGGCTTCCGGAAAATGGCAACGGGGCCTGGAACATCAGCGGCGGCACGGCATCGGTTGGGTTGGTTTCCATTGGACGCGTAGGCGGATCAGTCGGCGTGCTCAACCTCAACGGCGGCGTCTTCCGCGCGGCGGAAATCACGACCGGCAACGTGGGCGCATTCAGCACGGTCAACTTCAACGGTGGCACGCTGCAGGCCGCCGGAAACAACAACAACTTCCTCCACGACCTCACGCTCGCCAACGTTCAGCCAGGCGGCATCGTACTCGACTCGCAGGGCTTTGATATCACCATCTCGCAGGCTCTCGGCGACGCCGGCGGCGGCGGCTTGGTAAAGAATGGCACTGGCACTGTGCGGCTGACTGGCGCAAACAGTTACCAGGGTTCCACAGTCGTGAATGCCGGCCGGCTCTTCGTCACATCTAACACCGGCGGCGGAGGCGACTACTCGTTCGCGAACAATACCACCCTTGGCGTGACGGTTCTCCCGCCTGTATTCCAATTGAACATGGCCAATCTCACCCTGGGCACAGGCGGTAACGTCGCGCTCGATGTCGATCTCGGCTCATTCGGGAATCCCACGGCCGCTCCGATTAATGTTGTCAATCAACTCGCAGTGAATGGAACCGTCGCGATCACTCTTGCCGACACCATGCCCCAGCTGGGATCGTTTCCGTTGATCAAATACGGGGCGCGAACAGGCTCAGGAAACTTTGTCCTCGCGTCTGTTCCCGTCGGCGTTGGCGCCGCGATCGTCACCAACAATGTCGATGGTTCGATCGACATCCAGATTACTTCCGTGAACCTCCCGCGCTGGGACGGACAGGCGGGCGGAAATTGGGATATCGGCATCACCACAAACTGGGTGAACATCGGCACCGGCACTCCCACGACCTTTGGCGATGGCAATGCTGTGGTGCTCGATGACAACGCGCAGGGTACGACCACCGTCAATCTCGTGACCACGGTCAGCCCCAGCTCGGTAACGGTTAATAACAGCGCGCTGGATTACACCCTGACGGGGTCGGGTCGCATCAGCGGTGCGGCACGGTTGACGAAGCAGGGTTCGGGAACCCTCACGATTGCGAATAGCGGCGGCAACAACTACACGGGACCCACGATCGTATCGAACGGCGTGCTCAGCGTGAATAGCCTCGCCAATGGAGGCGCCGCCAGTTCGATCGGGGCGTCGACCGCCGATCCTGCCAATCTCGTGCTCGGCAATGACAGCACCCTCCGTTACACGGGGCCTGCCGCCGCGATCAATCGCGGATATACCGTTACGGGCACCAACAGCACCTTCGATTTGCAAACGCCGCTGAGTCTCGCGGGAACCGTTGTGGCGGTTCCCAACAGCGCAACCGTCAAGCGGGGGCCGGCAACGTTGACCTACTCCAATGTGGGATCAAACACCCTTTCAGGCGCGCTCTCAGGCGGTCTGAATCCCGGCTACCATGTCGCCCAGGGCACCTTGGTCTTCAATGGCACTGGAAACGGCCAGACAAACCGCGTCATGAATGAGATGTGGGTCGGGGGTTCGCCTGATTTTGGCGCCAGCCTGGTCGTCAGCAACGCGACACTCCTTATCGATAGCTGGCTCGGTGTCGGCCGGGGCAATGGTTCGATCGGCAATACGTCATCTGTTTTGCTCCACAACGCCCGCGTCAGCTCGGGCGCCCTGTCGCTCGGTTATGCGAACAATCTGCCAGGAAACCTGGCGTCCCAGGTCCTCACATTGAGCGGCGAAACGGTTTACACCAATCGCGGTGAAATGAACCTCAGCGAAAGCGAAGGTTCTTCGGCAATCGTGACGATTCGCGATAATTCCATCCTGGGTTCATCCGGCCGGTTGCTGATTGGGCATAGGAACGCCTCCACCGGCAGCGTCACAATCGCCAATTCAGGCCGCTTGATCGTCAATTCCTATATGTCGATTGGCAACGAGACGGGTGGTATGGGATCGATGCAAATCCGCGACAACGCCAGCCTGCGGGTGGCTACTGACCTGAACGTGACGGACACCGGTTCGAGTGCAGGAACGCTGACGCTGCAGGACAATGGCAGCATTAGCAGCGGTCCCGCCTTCATCGGCAAGGCTGGCGGCACCGTAGCAACGTTCAATATGTCAGGCGGTCTTTTCACTGTCCGGGGCTCAGGCCAGAACTTCCGTGTGGCTCAAAGCGGCGGAAGCACAGGCACCGTGAACCTGTCGGGCGGCACCATCTCAGTCGGTTCGGAAACGTGGATTGGTGAAGCCGGAAATGGAACAATGAATCAAACTGGTGGGGCGGTCTGGTCCACCAACTGGGTCACCATCGGCCGAAATGGTGGAAGTACCGGCGTCTATAATATCTCAGCCGGATCCCTGAACGAATTGAATTCAGGCAACCGCCTCATTGTGGGAGAGAACGGAAACGGCACGTTGAACATCTCTGGATCGGCGCAGGTTACCGCGGCGGGTGAGTTTCTCGTCGCAGGCGCTGGCGCTGGTGTCGGAACAGTCAACCTCGACGGCGGAACTCTCACAGCCCCGCGCGTTTACGGTGGAGCTGGAAACTCGACGTTCAACTTCAACGGCGGCACCTTGCGCGCCGCAGGGAACGTGGTGTCGGAATTCTTCGGCACCTTCACCACAGCCAGCGTGAAGAGTGGTGGCGCCATGATCGACAGCGGCAACAACACCATCAACATTGGCCAGGCGCTGCTCGATGGCGGTGGCAATGGCGGTCTCACCAAGCTCGGCTCGGGAACGCTGAACCTGAATGGTGTGAATACCTACGCGGGCGCAACGCTGGTCAATGCGGGAACGCTCGGCGGCTCAGGCACGATTGCGGGTCCCGTGAGTGTCGCCGCCGGGGCGCAGCTCGCGCCCGGAGCTGGAATCGGCACGCTCACGATCAACAACGCGCTCACGCTGGCGGGCACCAGCACCACACGCGTCGAAGTCTCTGCTGACGGAGGCTTGAGCACAGACCGCGTGAACGTGTCAGGAACCGTCACTTACGGAGGTTCGCTGATCGTCTCCAATGCCGGAACCAACGCGCTTACCGCTGGCTCCGTGTTCAAGGTGTTCAATGCAGGAGCCGTCAGTGGCAACTTCGCGTCTGTCACGCTGCTGCCCACAGGAACTGCGACGTTCAATCCGGCCACCGGCGAAGTGACCATCACTTCCGTTGGCGCGCCAATCCTGAATCGCCCGGTTCTCTCTGGCGGCAACCTGATCCTCACCGGCACAGGCGCGCCTGGCGCTGCTGTTACGCTGCTGACCACGACGAACCTGGCCAATGGAGTTTGGACGACGAACACGGCGGGTGTGTTTGATTCAAACGGCGTGTTCTCCAATGCGATCCCGGTGAACGTCTCGGAACCCGCGCGTTTCTTCCAGATTCGCCAGCCGTAA